ACGGCACGCCGTCGATCGACGCGGACGACATCGGTTCGGAGCGGCACGCGTTCGATGTGATCACCGACGCGGGCGTCGAGATGGTGACGGTCGTGCACCACGGCCATCTCGTCGGCACGCTGAGCGCCCGCAGCGCGCTGCGCTCGACGCTCTACCGTCCGGCGGTCGATGCCGACGGACGTCTCGCGGTCGCTGCCGCCGTCGGCATCAACGGCGATGTCGCCGCCAAGGCCAAGGCACTCGCCGCCGCCGGTGTCGACGTGTTGGTGGTCGACACCGCTCACGGCCACCAGGAGGGCATGCTGCGGGCTCTGCGCGCCGTCGCCGAACTCGATCTCGGCCTGCCCGTCGTGGCGGGCAACGTCGTCACAGCCGACGGCGTGGCCGACCTGGTCGACGCCGGAGCGTCGATCCTCAAGGTCGGCGTCGGTCCTGGCGCGATGTGCACCACCCGCATGATGACGGCGGTCGGACGCCCGCAGTTCTCCGCCGTGCTCGAGACCGCCCAGGCGGCACGTGAGCTCGGCGCGCATGTCTGGGCGGACGGCGGGGTGCGCTATCCGCGTGATGTGGCGCTCGCCCTCGCCGCCGGTGCGGCGTCCGTCATGGTCGGATCGTGGTTCGCCGGCACGATCGAGGCGCCGGGGGAGCTGCAGCGCGATGCCGATGGGCGCCTGTTCAAGGAATCCTGGGGCATGGCGTCGACCAAGGCGGTCCAGGCGCGCTTCGGTCGGCTCGACGCCTACGAGCGTGCCCGCAAGGAGCTCTTCGCCGAGGGCATCTCCTCGTCGAAGATCTACCTCGACCCGCTGCGTCCGGGCATCGAGGACCTTCTGGACATGATCACCTCCGGAGTGCGCTCATCCTTCACCTACGCGGGGGCGGCGACCGTGCCCGAGTTCCACGACCGCGCCGTGGTGGGGCTGCAGTCGGCGGCCGGCTACGAGGAGGGCAAGGCGCTGCCGGTCAGCTGGTGATCGTCGAGCGCACACCCCGCTGTCTTCGGTACAATCGTCGGCATAATGGACGACCCTCCCAGTTGTAGAACATCGCCCCACTGTCCGCCTCTCTCACCGGAGAGGAACCTCTGATGGACTACATCATGTTGGGCGTGGGGCTCCTGCTCACGGTCGGCACAGGCCTCTTCGTCGCGAGCGAGTTCGCACTGGTGAACCTCGATCGCGCCGAGCTCGAGGCCAGGCAGGCGCGCGGTGAATCCCGGCTCTCGCTCACGATCAGCGCTCTCAAGCACACGTCGACGCATCTCTCGGCGGCGCAGCTCGGCATCACGCTGACGACGCTGCTCACCGGTTACACGATGGAGCCGGCGCTGTCGAACCTCCTGCGTCCGACCTTCATCGCCTGGAGCATCCCTGAGGCCGCCGTCGCGCCGATCGCGACCATCGTGGCCATGCTCGTGGCGACGGTGCTCTCGATGATCCTCGGCGAGCTCGTCCCCAAGAACTTCGCCCTCGCCCTGCCTCTGGCCACCGCGAAGCTCGTGATCCCGTTCCAGATCGCGTTCACGACGGTGTTCAAGCCCGCTGTGGTGGTGCTCAACGGCAGTGCGAACGGTGTGCTGCGCGGGATGGGCATCGAGCCGAAGGAAGAGCTCTCCGGCGCCCGCAGCGCGGAGGAGCTGTCCTCGCTCGTGCGACGGTCCGCCAACGCGGGCCTGCTGGAGGCCGACACCGCGTCGTTGCTCGATCGCACCCTCATGTTCTCGCGGCTGACGGCCGATGACGTGATGACCGCTCGACCGAGCATGCACGCGATCGCCGCGGGCGATTCCGTGGATGACGTCATCCAGCTCGCGCGACGCACGGGCCACAGCCGCTTCCCGGTCTACGGCGACGACCTCGACGACATTATGGGCGTCGTGCACCTCAAGGCGGCGATCTCCGTGCCGCGCGATCGTCGTACCGAGGTTCCCGTCGGCGCTCTCGCGACGGAACCGCTCCGCGTGCCGGAGACGGTACACGTCGACGCCCTGATCGCGGAGCTGCGCGCCCGCGGCTACCAGCTGGCGATCGTCGTGGACGAGTACGGCGGCACAGCGGGTCTCGTGACCCTGGAAGACCTCGTCGAGGAACTCGTCGGTGAGGTCGCCGACGAGCACGATCGCACCAGGGCCGGAGTCATCCGCAACCGGGAAGGCATCACGTTCCCCGGTGAGCTGCGACCCGATGAGCTGCGTCGTCGTGCCGGTGTGGAAGTGCCGGAGGGCGACGTGTACGACACGGTGGGCGGTTATGTCATGAGCGTGCTCGAGCGCGTCCCTTCGGTCGGCGACGAGGTGCCGCTCGACAGCGGTGTGCTGCAGGTGGTGCGCATGGACGGGCGACGGGTGGATCGGGTGCGCTACGTTCCGAGACCGCTCGACGACGTCAACGAGGAGGTGGCCCGATGAGCGATTGGGGAGGACTCGCCTGGCTCGTCGTGCTCCTTGTCGCGAACGCCTTCTTCGTCGGCGGAGAGTTCGCGGTGATCTCGGCCAGGCGGTCGCAGATCGAGCCTCTCGCCGATCAGGGCTCGCGCGCGGCCAAGACGGCCCTGTACGCGATGGAGCACGCGACGCTGATGCTCGCCACATCGCAGCTGGGCATCACGATCTGTTCGCTGCTCATCCTGAACGTCTCGGAGCCGGCGATCCACCACCTGCTCTCCGTGCCGCTGCACGCGCTCGGCTGGCCCGATGGCGCGGTCGACGCGGTCTCGTTCACGATCGCGCTGCTGATCGTCTCGTTCCTGCACGTGGTGTTCGGCGAGATGGTGCCGAAGAACCTGGCGTTCTCGGTGCCGGATCGGGCCGTGCTGTTCCTGGCCCCGCCGCTGGTGTGGGTGTCGAAGGTGTTCATGCCGGTGATCTGGGTGCTCAACGCGGCCGCGAACGGCGTGCTGCGCCTGTTCCGCGTCGAGCCGAAGAACGAGGCGGCGTCCACGTTCACGCTCGACGAGGTGGCGACCATCGTCAGCCAGTCGCGTCGCGAGGGGGTGCTCATGGACACGGCGGGAACCGTCGCCGCTGCGGTGGAGTTCACCGACAAGAAGGCACGCGACGTCGCCGTTCCCCTGAGCGATCTGGTGACGCTGCCGCAGTCGACCACGCCCGAGGACATCGAGAAGGCGGTCGCCCGCTACGGCTTCTCGCGCTATGTGATCGTCGACGACGAGTCCGTGCCGATCGGCTACGTGCACCTGAAGGACATCCTTCGGGCATCCGAGGGCCCGGACGCGGAGGCCAAGATGATCGAGCCCGTTCCGGCCAAGCGCATCCACCACATGGTGCCGGTGCAGGAGGACACGGATCTGGAAGACGCTCTCGCGGTCATGCGTCGTGCGGGTCGGCACCTGGCGAAGGTGCGCGACGGACAGGGGAACACCACCGCTGTGCTATTCCTGGAGGACATCCTGGAGGAACTGGTCGGAGAGGTGCAGGACGCGACCCGTCGCTTCCGCGGACGCTGATCGTCGATCGCGACGATGAAGGCCGCCGGACCCCTCAGGGGACCGGCGGCCTTCATCGTGCCGAGGAGACTCAGCGCAGGCGCGCGCGTTCGTACTGCGGCGGCCAGGCGATGTCGGCGTCGAGCTCATGGGCGGCGCGAAGAGCGAAGTGCGGGTCGCGCAGCCACTCCCGGCCGGCGAAGATCGCATCGGCCGCGCCATCGGCGAGCACCCGCTCGGCCTGGGCGGCCGCTGTGATGAGACCGACGGCCGACACGGGGATCCGACCGCCTTGACGCACGGTCTCGGCGAGAGGCACCTGGTACCCGGGGAAGACGCTGATCCGCTGGTGCGCGACGAGGCCGCCGCTGGAGACGTCGATGAGGTCGGCGCTGTGCTGCACCGCCCAGTCGCCGACGATCGCCGCCTCCTCGGGCGTGAAGCCTCCATCGGCGTGGTCCGTGGCGGAGATGCGGACGAACAGC
The DNA window shown above is from Microbacterium maritypicum and carries:
- a CDS encoding GMP reductase, producing MKFSGEQPTVDLTYSDVFLVPRRSAVTSRLQVDLAPQDGTPATLPLVAANMNSVTGPRIAAVLARRGGLGVLPQDMPLQDLDAAIREVKSQPVLWDTPLVLPPEASAADALRLLPAASGHGIVVARGAAPIGVEHILGILPATRLATALPDAQLGDLVHHGTPSIDADDIGSERHAFDVITDAGVEMVTVVHHGHLVGTLSARSALRSTLYRPAVDADGRLAVAAAVGINGDVAAKAKALAAAGVDVLVVDTAHGHQEGMLRALRAVAELDLGLPVVAGNVVTADGVADLVDAGASILKVGVGPGAMCTTRMMTAVGRPQFSAVLETAQAARELGAHVWADGGVRYPRDVALALAAGAASVMVGSWFAGTIEAPGELQRDADGRLFKESWGMASTKAVQARFGRLDAYERARKELFAEGISSSKIYLDPLRPGIEDLLDMITSGVRSSFTYAGAATVPEFHDRAVVGLQSAAGYEEGKALPVSW
- a CDS encoding hemolysin family protein → MDYIMLGVGLLLTVGTGLFVASEFALVNLDRAELEARQARGESRLSLTISALKHTSTHLSAAQLGITLTTLLTGYTMEPALSNLLRPTFIAWSIPEAAVAPIATIVAMLVATVLSMILGELVPKNFALALPLATAKLVIPFQIAFTTVFKPAVVVLNGSANGVLRGMGIEPKEELSGARSAEELSSLVRRSANAGLLEADTASLLDRTLMFSRLTADDVMTARPSMHAIAAGDSVDDVIQLARRTGHSRFPVYGDDLDDIMGVVHLKAAISVPRDRRTEVPVGALATEPLRVPETVHVDALIAELRARGYQLAIVVDEYGGTAGLVTLEDLVEELVGEVADEHDRTRAGVIRNREGITFPGELRPDELRRRAGVEVPEGDVYDTVGGYVMSVLERVPSVGDEVPLDSGVLQVVRMDGRRVDRVRYVPRPLDDVNEEVAR
- a CDS encoding hemolysin family protein; the protein is MSDWGGLAWLVVLLVANAFFVGGEFAVISARRSQIEPLADQGSRAAKTALYAMEHATLMLATSQLGITICSLLILNVSEPAIHHLLSVPLHALGWPDGAVDAVSFTIALLIVSFLHVVFGEMVPKNLAFSVPDRAVLFLAPPLVWVSKVFMPVIWVLNAAANGVLRLFRVEPKNEAASTFTLDEVATIVSQSRREGVLMDTAGTVAAAVEFTDKKARDVAVPLSDLVTLPQSTTPEDIEKAVARYGFSRYVIVDDESVPIGYVHLKDILRASEGPDAEAKMIEPVPAKRIHHMVPVQEDTDLEDALAVMRRAGRHLAKVRDGQGNTTAVLFLEDILEELVGEVQDATRRFRGR